The proteins below are encoded in one region of Winogradskyella helgolandensis:
- a CDS encoding nucleotidyltransferase domain-containing protein: MRTKILQKLSEIERDKNIEILFAVESGSRAWGFASPDSDYDIRFVYKHKKEWYLSLWEQKDTIEFMTEDDLDGSGWELKKALKLLSKSNASFSEWLFSPIVYSANENFLTEIKTLAENNFNPVSGFYHYHSMSKGFEETLDTDEMTLKSFFYAIRTALCANWIYKNETIPPVLFIELYEIVDEKFHSVLSDLIDLKSQKTEKSNEPVDAVLIQLVRDIVKENNSVKDGVIKKKANPEAFNQFFIKVIK; encoded by the coding sequence ATGAGAACTAAAATATTACAAAAACTCTCAGAAATAGAGAGAGATAAAAACATAGAAATCCTATTCGCAGTAGAATCTGGAAGTAGAGCTTGGGGTTTTGCATCACCAGATTCTGATTATGATATTCGTTTTGTATATAAACATAAAAAAGAATGGTATTTAAGCCTCTGGGAACAAAAAGATACTATAGAATTTATGACAGAAGATGATTTGGATGGATCAGGTTGGGAACTAAAAAAAGCATTAAAGCTCTTATCTAAATCTAACGCTTCTTTCTCAGAATGGTTATTTTCACCTATCGTATATAGTGCAAATGAAAATTTTCTAACCGAAATAAAAACTTTAGCAGAAAACAACTTTAATCCTGTTTCAGGGTTTTATCATTACCACAGTATGAGCAAGGGTTTTGAAGAAACTCTTGACACAGATGAAATGACACTGAAAAGTTTTTTCTATGCCATAAGAACTGCTTTGTGTGCGAATTGGATATATAAAAACGAAACCATTCCGCCAGTTTTGTTTATAGAACTGTATGAGATAGTAGATGAGAAGTTTCATTCAGTTCTCAGTGATTTAATAGATTTAAAAAGTCAAAAAACAGAAAAAAGCAATGAACCTGTGGATGCTGTATTGATACAATTGGTTCGAGATATTGTAAAAGAAAATAATAGCGTTAAAGATGGCGTCATAAAAAAGAAAGCTAATCCTGAAGCGTTTAATCAGTTTTTCATAAAAGTAATAAAATGA
- a CDS encoding RtcB family protein has product MKTNTKITGHDLKALGFRQGKWMKEAIAHINDNGLEDEAMETYLEQFKSPDPIALHKTAIEFSINIKAENEEEQDNVDKVINSMQTLMKTPTLVDGAIMPDACPAGPDGTIPVGGVAVAKNAIHPGMHSADICCSVMLTDFGKADPKDILDVAHANTHFGPGGRDRDSQFRFPKELLDAFESNYFLNDGNMISIARSHLGTQGDGNHFLFVGKSKKTGNTMLVTHHGSRGPGARLYTKGMKIAERFRKELSPDTKKQNAWIPFETEEGQAYWDALQIIRNWTKTNHEVLHNSVAETLGLEIENRYWNEHNFVFKDGDLFYHAKGATPLNAKFMPDITGPRLIPLNMSEPVLIVEGATTKTNLGFAPHGAGRNVSRTQHRKSKTGTTMQIFKEETCGLDIRFFSKEIDITELPSAYKNAKAVRQQMDEFNLGKVIDEVMPYGCIMAGDWQKNAPWKVRKRQDKRNNSKRRK; this is encoded by the coding sequence ATGAAAACAAATACAAAAATAACAGGTCACGATTTAAAAGCCTTAGGTTTTAGACAAGGCAAATGGATGAAAGAAGCCATTGCACATATCAACGATAATGGACTAGAAGATGAAGCTATGGAAACCTATTTAGAGCAATTTAAATCACCAGACCCAATAGCGTTACATAAAACGGCAATTGAGTTTTCAATAAACATTAAAGCAGAAAACGAAGAAGAACAAGACAATGTAGATAAGGTAATTAACTCTATGCAAACCTTAATGAAAACACCAACATTAGTAGATGGCGCCATTATGCCAGATGCTTGTCCTGCTGGTCCAGACGGAACAATTCCAGTTGGTGGTGTTGCAGTGGCCAAAAACGCCATTCATCCAGGTATGCATAGTGCAGATATTTGCTGTTCAGTGATGTTAACCGATTTTGGTAAAGCAGACCCTAAAGACATTTTAGATGTTGCCCATGCTAACACGCATTTTGGTCCTGGTGGACGCGATAGAGATTCACAATTCAGGTTTCCTAAAGAACTATTAGACGCTTTTGAATCTAACTATTTCTTGAATGATGGTAACATGATTTCAATCGCAAGGTCGCATTTAGGAACGCAAGGTGATGGTAACCATTTCTTGTTTGTTGGTAAATCTAAAAAAACAGGAAACACCATGTTGGTCACACATCATGGATCTAGAGGTCCTGGTGCAAGATTATACACCAAAGGTATGAAAATCGCGGAACGTTTTAGAAAGGAATTATCGCCAGATACGAAAAAGCAAAATGCGTGGATTCCTTTTGAGACTGAAGAAGGCCAGGCCTATTGGGACGCTTTGCAAATTATAAGAAATTGGACAAAAACCAATCACGAAGTGCTGCATAATTCAGTAGCGGAAACTTTAGGACTAGAGATTGAAAACAGATACTGGAACGAACATAACTTTGTCTTTAAAGATGGCGATTTATTTTATCATGCAAAAGGCGCAACCCCTTTAAATGCTAAGTTTATGCCAGATATAACAGGGCCAAGATTGATTCCTTTAAACATGTCTGAACCCGTTTTAATTGTTGAAGGCGCTACCACAAAAACCAATTTAGGTTTTGCACCACATGGAGCAGGTAGAAACGTAAGCAGAACGCAACATAGAAAAAGCAAAACAGGAACCACGATGCAAATCTTTAAAGAAGAAACATGTGGTTTAGATATTAGATTTTTCTCAAAGGAAATTGATATTACCGAGTTGCCATCGGCTTATAAAAACGCCAAAGCTGTAAGGCAACAAATGGACGAATTCAATTTAGGAAAAGTCATTGACGAAGTGATGCCTTATGGTTGTATTATGGCTGGAGATTGGCAGAAAAATGCACCTTGGAAGGTTCGAAAACGTCAGGATAAACGTAACAACTCTAAAAGAAGAAAATAG
- a CDS encoding slipin family protein, with protein MYRVRIHAGTVGLVFKNGNYARVITEGKHWLNFRENFVKHDLSQAFSAPKALEILLKDEALANLLHVVDVKDNEIVLLYENNNFKCVLKAGRYTFWNGLINYKFVTVDLSKIEITEDVSKALFSNMQLRQYIRTFEVAAFEKAIMIVDDVFVKILEHGTYHFWKNEQTIKIIKADMRQLQLEVAGQELLTKDKATVRINFYAQYKVTNVETALMHSKDYEKQLYITLQLALRAFVGAYTLDELLEQKETIAKAVLEDVKTQAEKLGVNVLHAGLRDVILPGDMKEIMNQVLIAHKKAQANVVTRREETASTRSLLNTAKLMEDNNMLFKLKEMEYVEKIADKIGEITVAGNGNVIEQLKDIFSVNK; from the coding sequence ATGTATAGAGTAAGAATTCATGCAGGTACAGTAGGTTTAGTGTTTAAAAACGGTAATTACGCTCGCGTTATTACAGAAGGAAAACATTGGTTGAATTTTAGAGAAAATTTCGTAAAACACGACTTATCACAAGCTTTCAGTGCACCAAAAGCATTAGAAATCTTGCTTAAAGATGAGGCGTTGGCAAACCTATTGCATGTTGTAGATGTAAAGGATAATGAAATCGTTTTGCTTTACGAAAACAACAACTTTAAATGCGTATTAAAAGCTGGTCGTTACACTTTTTGGAACGGTTTAATAAACTACAAATTCGTAACTGTAGATTTAAGTAAAATTGAAATTACAGAAGACGTCAGCAAAGCTTTGTTTAGCAATATGCAATTGCGTCAATACATTAGAACGTTTGAGGTAGCGGCATTCGAAAAAGCAATTATGATTGTAGATGACGTGTTTGTTAAAATCCTAGAACATGGTACCTACCATTTCTGGAAAAACGAGCAAACCATTAAAATCATCAAAGCAGATATGCGTCAGTTACAGTTAGAAGTTGCAGGTCAAGAATTATTGACCAAAGACAAAGCAACCGTTCGTATTAATTTCTATGCACAATACAAAGTGACTAACGTAGAAACTGCGTTAATGCATAGCAAAGATTACGAAAAGCAATTGTACATCACGTTGCAATTAGCATTACGAGCCTTTGTTGGAGCTTACACTTTAGATGAATTGTTAGAGCAAAAGGAAACGATTGCCAAAGCCGTTTTAGAAGATGTAAAAACGCAAGCTGAGAAATTAGGTGTAAACGTATTGCACGCAGGTTTGCGAGATGTTATTTTACCAGGCGACATGAAAGAGATTATGAACCAAGTTTTAATAGCTCACAAAAAAGCACAAGCCAATGTAGTGACAAGACGAGAAGAAACAGCTTCTACTAGAAGCTTGTTAAATACCGCGAAATTAATGGAAGACAACAATATGTTGTTTAAATTAAAAGAGATGGAATATGTTGAGAAAATTGCCGATAAAATTGGAGAAATCACAGTTGCTGGAAACGGTAATGTTATTGAACAATTAAAGGATATTTTCTCTGTGAATAAGTAA
- a CDS encoding 3'-5' exonuclease, producing MNKYIIIIDLEATCWNGKIPAGQVNEIIEIGICVLDTSTGLISKNEGMLIKPTRSEISPFCTELTTITQELLDSEGITFKDACEKLRDDYDAHQYTWASYGAYDLNMMKKQCKIRGVEYPLSQNHINVKTLFSEVKGLNRKVGMNGALDILEIPLEGTHHRGIDDAKNIAKILNWCLNQNIQF from the coding sequence ATGAATAAATATATAATAATTATAGATCTCGAAGCCACATGTTGGAATGGAAAAATTCCGGCAGGTCAAGTCAATGAAATCATAGAAATTGGTATCTGTGTTTTAGATACATCTACAGGATTAATTTCTAAAAATGAGGGTATGTTAATTAAACCAACACGCTCAGAAATCAGTCCTTTTTGTACAGAACTAACAACAATTACACAAGAATTGTTGGACTCAGAAGGCATCACTTTTAAAGACGCTTGTGAAAAATTAAGAGATGATTATGATGCACATCAATACACATGGGCAAGTTATGGTGCTTACGATTTAAATATGATGAAAAAACAGTGTAAGATTAGAGGAGTAGAATACCCTTTGTCGCAAAACCATATAAATGTAAAAACACTGTTTTCTGAAGTTAAAGGTTTAAACCGAAAAGTTGGTATGAATGGTGCGCTAGACATCTTAGAAATTCCATTAGAAGGCACACATCATAGAGGAATTGACGATGCTAAGAACATTGCAAAAATTCTGAATTGGTGCTTAAATCAAAATATACAATTCTAA
- a CDS encoding tetratricopeptide repeat protein yields MDTNLLNNYVLKAIDAYPYELEETVENLNYALSYEADNAYALYLMGRLQAEQFGDYEKAKHYYAEALANKLDFHKVYSKYILVLMWNEDYEEAQKLIDFSLTVKGLNKGEVYLFQGQLFEILQKYKKALKTLKLAKKHVYNNSFISFIDSEIKRIKNKMKPEKTKKTKNTKKKKKK; encoded by the coding sequence ATGGACACGAATTTGTTAAACAATTACGTGCTTAAAGCCATAGATGCTTATCCATACGAACTAGAAGAAACAGTAGAAAATCTAAACTACGCCTTATCCTACGAAGCAGACAACGCTTATGCTTTGTATTTAATGGGACGCTTACAAGCTGAGCAGTTTGGCGATTATGAAAAAGCCAAACACTATTACGCAGAGGCTTTGGCTAACAAACTAGATTTTCACAAAGTGTATTCAAAATACATTCTAGTTTTAATGTGGAATGAAGACTACGAAGAAGCTCAAAAACTTATTGACTTTTCTCTAACCGTTAAAGGGTTAAACAAAGGGGAAGTTTACTTGTTTCAAGGGCAACTTTTTGAAATTCTTCAAAAATACAAGAAGGCATTAAAGACTTTAAAGCTCGCAAAAAAGCACGTTTACAATAACAGTTTTATCAGTTTCATCGATTCTGAAATTAAAAGGATCAAAAACAAAATGAAACCAGAAAAGACTAAAAAAACCAAGAACACAAAGAAAAAAAAGAAGAAATAA
- the prfH gene encoding peptide chain release factor H: MGKPLINTKIIQITSGRGPAECSWVVAQILKHFLESVNDKDIQYKILHREKGIENMTLQSVTVQLKGNNLSRFLSQWSGTIQWIGTSTFRPQHKRKNWFVGLYEIRKSEQFQILEKDITYQATRSSGPGGQHVNKVSSAIRATHLPTKTQVLVMDSRSQHQNRKIAKARLQEKVAEVQLEALRSGIKSQWKNHLSIERGNPIKVFKGSDFKRNTIVKKFKKQRCALKNELRKQLNN; this comes from the coding sequence ATGGGAAAACCATTAATAAATACTAAAATAATACAAATAACCTCAGGTCGAGGACCAGCAGAATGCAGTTGGGTTGTGGCTCAAATTCTAAAACATTTCTTAGAATCTGTAAACGACAAGGATATTCAATATAAAATCCTACATAGAGAAAAAGGCATTGAGAATATGACGTTGCAATCTGTAACAGTTCAGCTCAAAGGAAACAACCTAAGTCGGTTTTTGAGTCAATGGTCAGGCACAATTCAGTGGATTGGCACTTCAACATTTAGACCACAACATAAGCGTAAAAACTGGTTTGTTGGTTTATATGAAATTAGAAAAAGTGAACAATTTCAAATTCTTGAAAAAGATATAACGTATCAAGCCACACGTAGTTCTGGACCAGGAGGACAACATGTAAACAAAGTGAGCTCAGCTATTAGAGCGACGCATCTACCTACAAAAACGCAAGTGTTGGTTATGGATAGTCGCTCGCAACATCAAAACAGAAAAATAGCAAAAGCACGCTTACAAGAAAAAGTTGCAGAAGTACAATTAGAAGCTTTGCGATCTGGAATTAAAAGCCAATGGAAAAACCATCTATCGATAGAAAGAGGTAATCCTATAAAAGTTTTTAAAGGCTCAGATTTTAAGAGAAATACAATTGTAAAAAAATTTAAAAAACAACGTTGCGCATTAAAAAATGAATTGCGTAAACAATTAAACAATTAA
- a CDS encoding phytanoyl-CoA dioxygenase family protein — MAVNKNALIRYKTIDKCLQNHFRQWTLNDLIEAVSDALYDYEGKDVDVSKRTVQLDLQMMRSDKLGYNAPIVVYDRKFYKYEDADYSITNSPISNQDLNKLSEAVSFLKQFQGFSHFNELGSMVQKLEDHVYTQKTHERSLIDFEKNDNLKGLEFLDQLYQFILKKEAIEITYQSFKARKESTFLFHGYLLKEFRNRWFLIGKRRKNEGIMNLALDRIISIKKSEKPYNFDVNFDIETFYKNAIGVSVSPTLEPEKVILYITHKQAPYILTKPFHHSQKEIDRDHYGVTITLDVQLNFELEKEILGLGEGIKVIAPERLKRNITERLYDAVDTYETEINDKSLRTIAKRLEHKGFGMLNHVYTKRDIRKLKSRFDTYFKEHNEQTFGMREVLKKMPELKDILFNKNFRKVVKSIDKKTFLTKAIYFDKSPKDNWYVTWHQDVQINVLEKIETKGFSAWTNKKGVISVRPPEEISKNTFSMRIHLDDTTVKNGALKVIPGSHNKQLRTEEIKLISTNSIPFVSEVSSGGVQLLKPLVLHASSETTVQKRRRVLHLEFSSIELPQGLQYAEREDLFSNS; from the coding sequence ATGGCCGTAAATAAAAATGCATTAATACGATATAAAACCATTGATAAATGTCTTCAAAATCATTTTAGACAATGGACACTCAACGATTTAATTGAAGCTGTTTCTGACGCACTTTATGATTATGAAGGTAAAGATGTAGATGTTAGCAAACGTACTGTGCAATTAGATTTGCAAATGATGCGTAGCGATAAGTTGGGATATAATGCACCAATTGTAGTTTACGATCGTAAGTTTTATAAGTATGAGGATGCGGATTATAGTATTACCAACAGCCCAATTTCCAATCAAGATTTGAATAAATTATCTGAAGCGGTTTCTTTTTTAAAACAGTTTCAAGGCTTTTCTCATTTTAATGAATTAGGCAGTATGGTTCAGAAATTAGAAGATCATGTTTATACTCAAAAAACACATGAGAGATCTTTAATAGATTTTGAAAAGAATGATAATTTAAAAGGCTTAGAATTTTTAGATCAGTTGTATCAATTTATATTAAAAAAGGAAGCGATTGAAATCACGTATCAATCATTTAAAGCCCGCAAAGAAAGCACCTTTTTATTTCATGGTTATTTGTTAAAAGAATTCAGAAACCGATGGTTTTTAATTGGAAAAAGACGAAAAAATGAAGGTATCATGAATTTAGCTTTAGACCGAATAATTTCAATTAAAAAAAGTGAGAAGCCTTATAATTTTGATGTTAATTTTGATATCGAAACATTTTATAAAAACGCTATTGGAGTTTCTGTAAGTCCGACATTAGAACCAGAAAAAGTAATCCTTTACATCACCCACAAGCAAGCACCATACATATTAACCAAACCTTTTCATCATTCGCAAAAAGAGATTGATAGAGATCATTATGGAGTCACCATTACTTTAGATGTTCAATTAAATTTTGAATTAGAAAAAGAGATTTTAGGTTTGGGTGAAGGTATAAAAGTGATTGCTCCAGAACGCTTAAAACGAAATATAACAGAACGCTTATATGATGCCGTTGATACCTACGAAACTGAGATTAATGACAAAAGCCTAAGAACGATTGCAAAACGCTTAGAACATAAAGGTTTTGGAATGCTCAATCATGTCTACACCAAACGTGACATTAGAAAATTAAAATCGCGATTTGATACTTATTTTAAAGAACACAATGAGCAGACTTTTGGAATGCGTGAAGTCCTCAAAAAGATGCCCGAATTAAAAGATATTCTATTCAATAAGAATTTTAGAAAAGTGGTGAAATCCATAGACAAAAAGACCTTTTTAACCAAAGCGATATATTTTGACAAATCACCAAAAGACAATTGGTATGTGACATGGCATCAAGACGTACAGATTAATGTTTTAGAGAAAATTGAAACAAAAGGCTTTTCAGCTTGGACAAATAAAAAAGGAGTTATAAGTGTACGTCCACCTGAAGAAATTTCTAAAAATACATTTTCAATGCGAATTCATCTCGATGATACCACTGTTAAAAATGGAGCACTTAAAGTGATTCCAGGTTCTCATAATAAACAGTTGCGTACTGAAGAAATTAAACTAATTAGTACGAATTCGATTCCTTTTGTGAGCGAAGTATCCTCTGGAGGTGTGCAATTATTGAAGCCATTAGTATTGCATGCTTCGTCTGAAACTACGGTTCAAAAAAGACGACGTGTTTTACATTTAGAGTTTTCGTCTATAGAATTACCACAGGGTTTACAGTATGCAGAAAGAGAAGATTTATTTAGTAATTCTTAA
- a CDS encoding ABC transporter ATP-binding protein — MLQVKHVTFGYSKTKVLKAIDFKVKAGEHLAIIGESGSGKSTLLKLIYGEYDLKEGHIFWKDEEILGPKYNLVVGYDFMKYVTQEFDLMPVTSVEENIGKHLSRFYPEEKQRRTEELIKVVELEAFAKTKVKFLSGGQKQRVAIARALAKEPEILLLDEPFSHIDNFQKQGLRRNVFNYLKSKNIACIVATHDRNDVLGFADQMIVLNEAEIIAKDTPQNLYKNPRRPLIASFFGEFNVIEPYGIMYAHQIQIVEKSDLKATVITSYFNASFWLIQAQYKSEFIFIEHSESLKADDEICLRITK, encoded by the coding sequence ATGCTTCAAGTAAAACATGTCACTTTTGGGTATTCTAAAACTAAGGTTTTAAAAGCGATTGACTTTAAAGTCAAAGCCGGAGAGCATCTTGCTATTATTGGAGAAAGTGGTTCGGGAAAAAGTACACTTCTCAAACTTATTTATGGCGAATACGATTTAAAGGAAGGTCACATTTTTTGGAAGGATGAAGAAATTCTTGGCCCAAAATACAATTTGGTTGTGGGTTATGATTTTATGAAATACGTGACCCAAGAATTTGATTTAATGCCCGTAACTTCAGTGGAAGAAAATATAGGGAAGCACTTATCGCGTTTTTATCCTGAAGAAAAGCAAAGGCGAACAGAGGAACTTATTAAGGTTGTAGAATTGGAAGCCTTTGCGAAAACCAAAGTTAAATTTTTAAGCGGTGGCCAAAAGCAAAGGGTAGCGATCGCAAGAGCATTAGCAAAAGAGCCTGAAATCTTACTGTTGGACGAACCCTTTAGTCATATTGATAATTTCCAAAAACAAGGTTTGCGACGTAATGTTTTTAATTATTTAAAATCAAAAAATATAGCTTGTATCGTTGCTACTCACGACAGAAATGACGTGCTTGGCTTTGCAGACCAAATGATTGTGCTTAATGAAGCAGAAATCATAGCTAAAGACACTCCTCAAAACTTATATAAAAATCCTAGACGCCCATTAATTGCCTCGTTTTTTGGTGAATTTAATGTCATTGAACCTTATGGGATTATGTATGCGCATCAGATTCAAATTGTAGAAAAATCGGATTTAAAAGCGACGGTAATAACGTCTTATTTTAATGCTAGTTTTTGGTTAATTCAAGCGCAGTATAAATCAGAATTTATATTTATTGAGCACTCAGAAAGCCTCAAGGCCGATGACGAAATATGTTTAAGAATTACTAAATAA
- a CDS encoding FG-GAP-like repeat-containing protein, with the protein MRKTLLFTLFLTLIYAYSYAQQLNQVANWPNSQWTLSGSYDSAYLFEDPTLTSSSFSFDDNLAGGASNNTIAVESPIIDLSAAYNVGETELAVVFPYVFNIWQNDQSLHLQYWDVSISEWVNWGSELEDNSSDYSNFCDGTSTNFTSESLNIASFTALQLTGFKYRIYYDDHNSYGWGFCIDSPLISSSIPPECPNVSSVTVSSINASGAIVNWVAGGSETSWEVAIMLASEGIPTSGNTIGTNSYSFNSLSPLTDYMMYIRAICNTGGYSNWMSESFTTGIDTSSYPAAFTSNPINTTGAYDIALVDLNGDFLDDVVSVSTTGNTINVHYQLASGGFNMINIAMPEVENTPDWSLAAGDFDRNGYNDLVYGGYGGVTFMKANNTGTDYTEISGSEYVFSQRSNFVDINNDGHLDAFVCHDVQANVYYINDGSNDLTFYQGQSTALPNGLGLVPGGGNYGTVWIDFDNDRDMDLFIAKCRGGSSISINELWRNDGNGVFVNIADSNGWHNTNYPGVGHNNSSNLGDLVQTWSSAWADFDNDGDMDVYVGASSTVDGDSKLMRNNGDGTFTDVTAGSGVLDAQLGRENAPADFDNDGYVDILSNGDILFNNGDFTFTNFSDDNPGDDYIPSSGAIGDTNNDGFLDVFSNGNIYLNNTNSNNWIKINTVGTTSNINGIGARVEIQTDNGIQIRDVRSGEGFEFMSTLNTHFGIGTLTSINSITIYWPSGTVDFIENPEINTSHTIFEGSTLSIIDETLIDVTIYPNPVEAELTIKTSADIINKIATVFDVNGKRMLNQKLTSSTIDVSSLTSGVYFLRLESEGKIIKRKFIKK; encoded by the coding sequence ATGAGAAAAACATTACTCTTTACATTATTTTTAACCTTGATTTATGCGTACAGTTATGCGCAACAATTAAATCAAGTAGCGAATTGGCCTAATAGCCAATGGACACTTTCAGGAAGCTACGATTCTGCCTATTTATTTGAAGACCCAACATTGACAAGTTCATCATTTTCATTTGATGATAATCTTGCTGGTGGAGCTTCTAATAACACTATTGCAGTAGAGTCTCCAATTATAGATCTTAGTGCAGCATATAATGTCGGCGAAACGGAATTAGCGGTTGTATTTCCCTATGTTTTTAATATATGGCAAAATGATCAATCTTTACATCTTCAGTATTGGGATGTCAGTATTAGTGAATGGGTAAATTGGGGGAGTGAGCTAGAAGATAATTCTTCAGATTATTCCAATTTTTGCGATGGAACTTCAACAAATTTTACAAGTGAAAGCTTAAATATTGCATCATTTACGGCATTGCAATTAACAGGATTTAAATATCGTATTTATTATGACGATCACAATTCTTATGGTTGGGGTTTTTGTATCGATTCTCCTTTAATTAGTTCTTCTATTCCACCAGAGTGCCCCAATGTGTCATCGGTAACAGTAAGTAGTATCAATGCCTCAGGTGCTATCGTTAATTGGGTAGCAGGTGGGTCAGAAACGTCTTGGGAAGTTGCTATAATGTTAGCTTCTGAAGGTATTCCAACTTCTGGGAATACGATAGGAACAAATAGCTATAGCTTTAATAGTCTTTCTCCATTAACAGATTATATGATGTATATAAGAGCAATTTGTAATACTGGTGGGTATAGCAATTGGATGAGTGAAAGTTTTACAACAGGAATAGATACTTCTAGTTATCCAGCAGCATTTACTTCAAACCCGATAAATACAACAGGTGCTTACGATATTGCTCTTGTAGATTTAAATGGTGATTTTTTAGATGATGTTGTTTCTGTTTCTACTACTGGTAATACTATAAATGTGCATTACCAATTGGCATCAGGTGGTTTTAACATGATTAATATAGCAATGCCAGAAGTAGAGAATACTCCAGATTGGAGTTTGGCTGCAGGAGATTTTGATCGCAATGGCTATAACGACCTTGTCTACGGAGGTTATGGTGGTGTTACATTTATGAAAGCCAACAATACAGGTACGGACTATACAGAAATATCTGGATCAGAATATGTGTTCTCTCAACGGTCTAATTTCGTTGATATAAATAACGATGGTCATTTAGATGCTTTTGTTTGTCATGATGTACAAGCAAATGTGTATTACATTAATGATGGTAGTAATGATTTAACCTTTTACCAAGGTCAAAGTACAGCATTACCAAATGGTCTTGGTTTGGTACCTGGTGGTGGTAATTATGGAACTGTCTGGATAGATTTTGATAATGATAGAGATATGGATTTATTTATAGCGAAATGTAGAGGTGGTTCTTCAATTAGTATTAATGAGTTATGGAGAAACGATGGCAATGGTGTGTTTGTTAATATTGCAGATAGTAATGGTTGGCACAATACCAATTATCCAGGTGTAGGTCATAATAATTCTTCAAATTTGGGTGACTTGGTACAAACCTGGTCTTCTGCTTGGGCAGATTTTGATAACGATGGAGATATGGATGTTTATGTCGGTGCTAGTAGTACTGTTGACGGAGATTCTAAATTGATGCGTAATAATGGGGATGGTACTTTTACTGATGTCACAGCGGGTTCTGGAGTTTTAGACGCGCAATTAGGACGAGAAAATGCTCCAGCAGATTTCGATAATGATGGTTATGTGGATATTTTAAGTAATGGTGATATATTATTTAATAATGGTGATTTCACATTTACTAATTTTTCTGATGATAATCCTGGTGATGATTATATTCCGTCAAGTGGTGCTATTGGGGATACTAATAATGATGGTTTCTTAGATGTTTTCAGTAATGGTAATATTTATCTAAATAATACAAATAGTAATAATTGGATTAAAATTAATACGGTAGGTACAACTAGTAATATAAATGGTATTGGTGCACGAGTAGAAATACAAACAGATAATGGTATCCAAATAAGAGATGTTAGGAGTGGAGAAGGTTTTGAGTTTATGAGTACATTAAATACGCATTTTGGTATTGGTACTTTAACAAGTATAAACAGCATCACTATTTATTGGCCATCTGGTACCGTAGATTTTATTGAGAATCCTGAAATAAATACATCGCATACAATTTTTGAAGGTTCAACATTGAGTATCATAGATGAAACGTTAATAGATGTAACGATTTATCCCAACCCAGTTGAAGCAGAACTTACCATAAAAACGTCTGCAGACATTATTAATAAAATAGCAACGGTTTTTGATGTGAATGGAAAACGTATGCTTAACCAAAAACTTACATCGAGCACTATTGATGTTTCAAGTTTAACAAGTGGAGTTTACTTTTTAAGATTAGAATCCGAAGGAAAAATTATAAAGCGAAAGTTTATAAAGAAATAA